The following proteins are encoded in a genomic region of Coffea eugenioides isolate CCC68of chromosome 6, Ceug_1.0, whole genome shotgun sequence:
- the LOC113775039 gene encoding glucan endo-1,3-beta-glucosidase 13-like, whose protein sequence is MGRSFILVLVTSLLLMLIGVCQGSKVGVCYGRNADDLPTPDKAVQLIQNHNIKYVRIYDSNIQVLKAFANSGIELVIGIPNSDLLPFSQFQSNADTWLRNNILPYYPATKITYITVGAEATEVPKNVSAMVVPAMQNVFTALRKAGLHKKIKVSTTHSLGVLSRSYPPSAGAFNSSYAFFLRPLLEFLAENQSPFMVDTYPYYAYRDSSSNVSLDYALFESSSEVIDPNTGLLYTNMFDAQIDAIYFALMALNFRTIKIMVTETGWPSKGSPKETAATADNAQTYNTNLIRHVINDTGTPAKPGQELDVYIFSLFNENRKPGLESERNWGLFFPDQTSVYNLDFTGRGTVDITTGANITSSNETWCVAASNASDADLQNALDWACGSGNVDCSAIQPSQPCFEPDNLVSHASYAFNSYYQQNGATDIACSFGGNGLRTNKNPSYDNCIYATVGSRKTAASNATAASASKSASSVGKVSIHVPGCLLMGFLTILLTVVIS, encoded by the exons ATGGGGAGGAGCTTCATACTCGTACTTGTTACTTCCCTTCTACTAATGCTCATTG GAGTGTGCCAAGGGAGCAAAGTTGGAGTTTGCTATGGAAGAAATGCTGATGATCTTCCCACACCAGATAAAGCTGTACAATTGATTCAAAATCATAACATTAAGTATGTGAGGATTTATGACTCTAACATCCAAGTTCTGAAGGCCTTTGCAAATAGTGGAATTGAGCTGGTGATTGGTATTCCAAATTCAGACTTGTTGCCATTCTCACAATTTCAATCTAATGCTGATACTTGGTTAAGAAACAACATTCTTCCATATTATCCAGCCACAAAGATCACATACATAACAGTTGGTGCTGAAGCCACTGAGGTTCCCAAAAATGTCTCTGCGATGGTAGTACCTGCTATGCAGAATGTTTTCACTGCTCTGAGAAAGGCTGGTCTTCACAAGAAAATCAAAGTTTCCACTACTCATTCTTTGGGTGTTTTGTCCCGGTCATATCCACCTTCAGCAGGGGCTTTCAATAGTAGCTATGCATTCTTTCTGAGACccttgctggaatttcttgcTGAGAATCAGTCACCTTTCATGGTTGATACATACCCTTACTATGCCTACAGGGATTCCTCTAGCAACGTTTCCCTGGATTATGCTCTATTTGAGTCATCGTCTGAAGTAATCGACCCAAATACTGGTTTACTTTACACAAATATGTTTGATGCCCAGATTGATGCTATTTACTTTGCTTTGATGGCTCTCAATTTCAGAACCATTAAAATAATGGTGACCGAGACAGGCTGGCCATCCAAAGGATCTCCTAAAGAAACAGCTGCAACTGCAGACAATGCCCAAACTTACAACACAAATCTGATTCGCCATGTCATCAATGACACTGGCACTCCAGCAAAGCCAGGACAGGAGCTAGATGTATACATCTTTTCCTTGTTCAATGAGAACAGGAAACCAGGGTTAGAATCTGAGAGAAACTGGGGCTTATTTTTCCCGGACCAGACAAGTGTATACAACCTTGACTTCACTGGCAGGGGTACAGTGGATATCACAACAGGTGCCAACATCACTAGTTCAAATGAAACATGGTGTGTTGCAGCATCTAATGCTTCTGATGCTGACCTTCAGAATGCCCTCGATTGGGCTTGTGGATCTGGGAATGTGGATTGTTCTGCTATTCAGCCAAGTCAGCCTTGTTTTGAGCCAGATAACCTCGTATCTCATGCATCATATGCTTTTAACAGTTATTACCAACAGAATGGGGCTACTGATATTGCTTGCAGCTTTGGAGGAAATGGGCTTAGAACGAATAAGAACCCAA GCTACGACAACTGCATTTATGCAACCGTTGG GAGCCGGAAAACTGCTGCGAGTAATGCAACAGCTGCAAGTGCTTCAAAATCTGCATCATCTGTTGGAAAAGTTTCTATCCATGTCCCTGGTTGCCTGCTTATGGGTTTCTTGACTATCCTTTTAACTGTGgtaatttcttga